A window from Mycoplasma phocoeninasale encodes these proteins:
- a CDS encoding segregation/condensation protein A, whose product MNEIIKPEVREISLNENDSNDSEKQELVKDKRVFKLGNFDGPLDLLVTLIKEKNISIFDVDLLELANQYLEIIKNLQDYEVDIASEYLVMAATLLQLKARMVLQDPAAEEEIKEEKKRLLEQIAEYEKFKEISALLREQEEKRKNLYSKDPEDTEEFEKDYDTSILDGHSNSSKLVITLRKMFERTYAEIIRNITIETIAVSPEEQKKRIIALFKNKTTLTFEEIFNVPSVGHFVITLLAVLDLARQQIVVLEQEDNEGIIVFKKGIEYEE is encoded by the coding sequence ATGAATGAAATTATAAAACCCGAAGTTAGAGAAATTTCTCTAAATGAAAATGACAGCAATGATTCCGAAAAGCAAGAATTAGTAAAAGATAAAAGAGTCTTCAAATTAGGTAATTTTGACGGGCCGCTTGATCTACTAGTTACTTTAATTAAAGAAAAGAACATTAGTATTTTTGATGTCGATTTACTGGAGCTAGCTAATCAATACTTAGAAATTATCAAAAACCTTCAAGATTATGAAGTTGACATTGCATCTGAATATTTAGTAATGGCAGCAACACTACTACAGCTAAAAGCACGGATGGTTTTACAAGATCCAGCAGCTGAAGAAGAGATTAAAGAAGAGAAAAAACGGCTACTCGAGCAGATTGCCGAATATGAAAAATTCAAGGAAATCTCAGCTCTACTAAGAGAGCAAGAAGAAAAAAGAAAAAACCTATACTCAAAAGATCCTGAAGATACTGAAGAGTTTGAAAAAGATTATGACACAAGCATTTTAGATGGACATTCAAATAGTTCTAAACTAGTTATTACCTTAAGAAAAATGTTCGAAAGAACATATGCCGAAATTATTAGAAATATTACGATTGAAACAATTGCTGTTAGTCCAGAAGAACAGAAAAAAAGAATTATTGCCTTGTTTAAAAATAAAACAACACTAACTTTTGAAGAAATTTTCAATGTACCAAGTGTCGGACATTTTGTCATCACACTGCTAGCAGTTTTAGATTTAGCTAGACAACAAATTGTTGTTTTAGAACAAGAAGACAATGAAGGAATAATTGTATTCAAGAAGGGGATAGAATATGAAGAATAA